A single Nostoc sp. PCC 7107 DNA region contains:
- the fetB gene encoding iron export ABC transporter permease subunit FetB codes for MPDLIKLDLADLALVVGLMAIAIGLSAWEKLGLELNLGIATGRTILQLLVLGYVFDFIFAVNNPWAVLGTLAIMLTMGAIVARNRISQKIPLVLPVVWGAILVSTAFTLFYTNFLILQPDRWYESKYMIPFAGIIIGNAMNAAAIAGERLVSTVNNSAGEIETHLSLGANPQQAVTQYRREAIRAAFLPTINQMMLIGMATLPSITAGQLLGGVNPLDAVSYEILIVFMVAVANLLTTILVTRGLCRQFFNSAAQLIR; via the coding sequence GTGCCGGATTTAATCAAACTAGATTTAGCTGATTTAGCCTTGGTTGTGGGGTTAATGGCGATCGCCATTGGTTTATCCGCCTGGGAAAAATTGGGATTAGAGTTAAACTTAGGAATTGCAACTGGCAGAACCATCTTACAGCTGTTGGTATTGGGGTACGTTTTCGATTTCATCTTTGCCGTAAATAATCCTTGGGCGGTCTTGGGGACTTTAGCAATTATGCTGACAATGGGAGCAATTGTCGCCCGAAATCGGATCAGCCAGAAAATTCCCTTAGTCTTACCTGTGGTTTGGGGAGCAATTTTAGTCAGTACAGCTTTCACGCTGTTCTACACCAACTTCTTAATTCTCCAACCAGATAGATGGTACGAATCAAAGTATATGATTCCTTTTGCTGGAATCATTATTGGTAACGCCATGAATGCAGCGGCGATCGCAGGTGAACGTCTTGTGAGTACAGTAAATAATTCCGCTGGGGAAATTGAAACTCACTTAAGTTTAGGCGCAAATCCCCAACAAGCCGTCACTCAATACCGCCGAGAAGCCATTCGCGCCGCATTCCTTCCTACCATCAATCAAATGATGCTTATTGGTATGGCTACCCTTCCCAGCATTACAGCCGGACAGTTATTAGGCGGTGTGAACCCTTTAGATGCTGTGTCTTATGAGATTTTAATTGTGTTTATGGTTGCTGTGGCTAACTTACTGACGACAATTTTAGTTACACGGGGATTGTGTCGTCAGTTTTTTAACTCAGCGGCGCAGTTAATCAGGTGA
- a CDS encoding alpha/beta fold hydrolase: MQVSTAPSTNAVPGQYWQWRGQKVYYVRAGNSQTQRLPLLLVHGFGASTDHWRKNINGLDQDFEVFAIDLLGFGRSAKPKLQYSGDLWRDQLHDFISEVIGRKAIIAGNSLGGYASLCVAAQYPDSVAGVVLLNSAGPFSENQTTAEPEALQSQIQPPKQLSPLQKILANGVKWVLKQSFSRFLIFQYVRQRWVIRRTLEKVYLDKTAITDQLVEDIYRPAFDTGAFDVFVSVFSSPQGEKVDVLLQRLTCPLLLLWGEADPWMKARERSQKFRQYYPQLTEYFLKAGHCPHDEIPNQVNQLLKDWVVSISQ, from the coding sequence ATGCAGGTAAGTACAGCCCCCTCTACAAATGCAGTTCCTGGTCAATATTGGCAGTGGCGAGGGCAAAAAGTTTACTATGTGCGTGCGGGAAATTCGCAAACACAACGTCTGCCTTTGTTGTTGGTGCATGGGTTTGGTGCTTCCACAGACCACTGGCGCAAAAACATCAATGGATTAGATCAAGATTTTGAAGTGTTTGCCATTGATTTATTGGGATTTGGGCGATCGGCTAAACCCAAATTGCAGTACAGTGGCGATCTATGGCGTGACCAACTCCATGATTTTATTAGTGAAGTGATTGGTCGCAAAGCGATCATAGCAGGCAACTCTCTAGGTGGTTATGCCAGCTTGTGTGTTGCAGCCCAATATCCTGATAGTGTTGCTGGGGTAGTATTACTCAATAGTGCTGGCCCTTTTAGCGAAAACCAAACCACAGCCGAACCAGAAGCGTTACAATCACAAATTCAACCGCCGAAACAACTGTCACCACTACAAAAAATTTTGGCTAATGGTGTTAAGTGGGTTTTGAAACAATCTTTTTCCCGGTTTTTAATATTTCAATATGTGCGACAACGTTGGGTAATTCGCCGCACTTTAGAAAAAGTTTATTTAGATAAAACTGCAATTACAGACCAATTAGTAGAAGATATTTATCGCCCTGCTTTTGATACTGGCGCTTTTGATGTGTTTGTTTCTGTGTTCAGTAGTCCTCAAGGAGAAAAAGTTGATGTGCTATTGCAGCGATTAACTTGTCCTTTGTTATTATTATGGGGCGAAGCTGATCCTTGGATGAAGGCGCGAGAACGTTCCCAAAAATTTCGCCAATATTATCCTCAACTGACTGAATATTTTCTCAAAGCAGGTCATTGTCCCCATGATGAAATTCCCAATCAGGTCAATCAACTTTTAAAGGATTGGGTTGTGTCTATTTCTCAGTAG
- a CDS encoding bestrophin family protein has translation MKLEKFHWFQMAFQLKGSVIASIYPRVLWCAFFGFIISILDYFGLPVSHPMLGTVIPSLVLGLLLVFRTNTAYERFWEGRRCWGNLVNTTRNLARQIWVSVDEITPEDREQKVSVLKLLVVFAVTTKLHLRDEKVNSELKELLPDAKYDKLSTMNNPPLEVAFWISDYLQKQHDRNCLNIHQLINLQELLNILVDNLGSCERILRTPMPLAYAIHLKQLLLLYCCLLPFQIVDDLQWGTGFVVGLISFTLLGIEAIGLEIENPFGYDENDLPLDAICNTMKRNIDDLISLPPNVRSHPDNITN, from the coding sequence ATGAAACTTGAGAAATTTCACTGGTTTCAAATGGCCTTTCAGTTAAAAGGTTCAGTTATCGCATCAATTTATCCGCGTGTTTTGTGGTGTGCCTTCTTTGGATTTATTATTTCTATTCTTGACTATTTTGGCTTACCTGTATCTCATCCTATGCTAGGAACTGTAATTCCTAGTCTTGTTTTAGGTTTATTATTGGTTTTTCGGACAAATACTGCTTACGAGCGTTTTTGGGAAGGTAGAAGATGCTGGGGAAACTTGGTTAATACCACTAGGAATTTAGCCCGCCAAATTTGGGTATCTGTTGATGAAATAACTCCAGAAGATAGAGAACAAAAAGTTTCTGTATTAAAGCTTTTAGTTGTTTTTGCCGTCACCACTAAGTTACATTTGCGTGATGAAAAAGTAAATAGCGAACTAAAAGAATTATTACCAGATGCTAAGTATGATAAATTATCTACTATGAATAATCCACCTTTAGAGGTGGCTTTTTGGATTAGTGACTATTTACAAAAGCAACATGATCGCAACTGTTTAAATATACATCAACTAATAAATCTGCAAGAATTATTAAATATACTTGTAGATAACTTAGGTTCTTGCGAACGCATTTTAAGAACCCCAATGCCTCTAGCTTATGCGATTCATCTTAAGCAACTGTTATTATTATATTGTTGCTTGTTACCCTTTCAAATAGTAGATGATTTGCAATGGGGGACAGGATTTGTGGTTGGTTTAATTAGTTTTACATTATTAGGCATTGAAGCCATTGGTCTGGAAATTGAAAACCCCTTTGGCTATGATGAAAATGACTTACCCCTAGATGCGATTTGCAACACCATGAAACGCAACATTGATGATTTAATTAGTCTGCCGCCTAATGTGCGATCGCATCCAGACAACATCACAAATTAA
- a CDS encoding hydantoinase B/oxoprolinase family protein, producing MTGVSPSSALWEFWIDRGGTFTDIVAKRPDGELVIHKLLSENPDRYTDAVVQGIRELLGIPADVPIPGDRIAAVKMGTTVATNALLERKGDRTVLVITQGFRDALRIGYQNRPDIFARQIILPEMLYEQVIEVGERYSAQGKELILLNLDAVRPQLQAAYNDGIRCCAIVFMHGYRYTAHEQQVATLAKSIGFTQVSVSHIVSPLMKLVSRGDTTVVDAYLSPILRRYVDQVSHQLNNEQTTKLMFMQSNGGLADAENFQGKDSILSGPAGGIVGAVQTSRMAGFNKIISFDMGGTSTDVAHYNGEYERTFETEVAGVRLRTPMMAIHTVAAGGGSIVQFDGSRYRVGPESAGANPGPAAYSQGGRLTVTDCNVMVGKLQPEFFPKVFGANGDLPLDAEVVRLKFRQLTAEIGDGRTAEEVATGFLAIAVDKMANAIKKISLQRGYDVSEYTLCCFGGAGGQHACLIADALGMKQVFIHPFAGVLSAYGMGLADIRVIREKSVEAVLSEGLLAALESEFVGLVAEAIRETNRRGTEDAERGEADIPDTSTPFLDVYRKLHLRYEGTDAPLIVDFGDVVLMQRQFEELHRQRYGFIAAEKRLIVEAVAVEVVVKHDAPEENVITRRNEQKSVAVATIQMYTAGLWQTTPVYQRQDLQPGDCIAGPAIIVEATGTNVIEPHWQAELTTRNHLVLTRHSALSTQHGLNAPLPLYAQQCPQGFTQLSTQQDPVMLEIFNNLFRAIAEQMGITLQNTSSSVNIKERLDFSCAIFDGAGQLVANAPHIPVHLGSMSESVQALITHYGDTIKPGDVFASNNPYNGGTHLPDITVVTPVFPHSALSTPDSPLFYVASRGHHADIGGITPGSMPPNSTNVVEEGILIDNFQLVAAGKLREAELVSLLTSEPYPARNITQNLADLQAQIAANKRGVQELLKMVEHYGLETVQAYMVFVQDNAEESVRRVIEFLPDGSFSYALDNGVMIQVAITINRENRSAKIDFAGTSDQQVDNNFNAPAAVCKAAVLYVFRTLVNDDIPLNAGCLKPLEIHIPEGCILNPSYPVAVVAGNVETSQAITDALYGALGVLAASQGTMNNFTFGNERYQYYETICGGSGAGANFAGTDAVQTHMTNSRLTDPEVLEWRFPIMLENFAIRKNSGGKGCHYGGNGVIRRVRFLEPMTAAILSNHRVVAPFGLSGGAAGKLGKNYVERCDGTVEDLGSKAVVKMNIGDVFVIETPGGGGYGFADDINY from the coding sequence ATGACTGGGGTATCACCATCTTCGGCGCTTTGGGAATTCTGGATTGATAGAGGCGGGACGTTCACCGATATTGTGGCGAAGCGTCCTGATGGGGAGTTGGTAATTCACAAGCTGCTGTCAGAAAATCCCGATCGCTATACTGATGCAGTAGTGCAAGGAATTCGAGAACTACTGGGAATTCCTGCTGATGTGCCAATTCCCGGCGATCGCATCGCGGCGGTGAAGATGGGAACAACTGTGGCGACAAATGCCTTATTAGAAAGAAAAGGCGATCGCACTGTTCTTGTAATTACCCAAGGATTTCGGGACGCTTTACGCATCGGTTATCAAAACCGTCCCGATATCTTCGCGCGTCAGATAATTTTGCCAGAAATGCTGTACGAACAAGTAATTGAAGTAGGAGAACGTTACAGCGCCCAAGGGAAAGAATTAATCCTGCTGAATCTTGATGCTGTGCGTCCGCAATTACAAGCAGCATACAATGATGGGATTCGTTGTTGTGCCATTGTGTTCATGCACGGCTACCGCTACACAGCCCATGAACAACAAGTCGCCACTTTAGCCAAAAGTATTGGCTTTACTCAAGTTTCTGTATCGCATATAGTCAGCCCTTTAATGAAATTAGTTAGTCGGGGTGATACGACTGTTGTTGATGCCTATTTATCACCGATTTTGCGGCGATATGTTGATCAAGTCTCTCATCAACTCAATAACGAACAAACCACAAAACTAATGTTCATGCAATCCAACGGCGGACTAGCGGATGCAGAGAACTTTCAAGGTAAAGATAGCATTTTATCCGGCCCGGCGGGTGGGATAGTTGGGGCAGTACAAACAAGCCGGATGGCTGGATTTAACAAGATTATCAGCTTTGATATGGGCGGTACATCAACTGATGTGGCGCATTACAATGGCGAGTATGAACGCACCTTTGAAACGGAAGTCGCCGGAGTGCGTCTGCGAACACCGATGATGGCAATTCATACCGTTGCAGCTGGTGGTGGTTCAATTGTGCAGTTTGATGGTTCGCGGTATCGGGTGGGGCCGGAATCTGCGGGGGCGAATCCTGGCCCGGCGGCTTATTCTCAAGGTGGAAGGTTGACGGTAACTGATTGCAATGTGATGGTAGGTAAGTTGCAACCAGAGTTTTTCCCCAAGGTGTTTGGGGCGAATGGGGATTTGCCGTTAGATGCAGAGGTGGTACGGCTGAAGTTTAGGCAATTAACTGCGGAAATTGGAGATGGGAGAACAGCGGAAGAAGTCGCTACGGGATTTTTGGCGATCGCAGTTGATAAGATGGCGAATGCTATCAAAAAAATCTCTCTCCAGCGTGGTTATGATGTGTCGGAGTATACTTTGTGTTGTTTCGGCGGTGCTGGTGGGCAACACGCTTGTTTAATTGCTGATGCTTTGGGGATGAAGCAGGTGTTTATTCATCCATTCGCAGGGGTGTTGTCTGCTTATGGTATGGGTTTGGCAGATATTAGGGTGATTCGAGAAAAGTCGGTGGAAGCGGTTTTGAGTGAGGGTTTGTTGGCGGCGTTGGAGTCAGAGTTTGTAGGGTTGGTGGCGGAGGCTATCAGGGAAACGAACCGCAGAGGTACAGAGGACGCAGAGAGAGGAGAGGCTGATATACCCGACACCTCTACACCCTTTTTAGATGTTTATCGCAAGCTGCATCTTAGATATGAGGGGACGGATGCGCCGTTGATTGTGGATTTTGGTGATGTGGTGTTAATGCAACGTCAGTTTGAGGAGTTACATCGTCAGCGTTATGGGTTTATTGCGGCTGAAAAGCGGTTGATTGTGGAAGCAGTGGCGGTTGAGGTGGTGGTGAAACATGATGCGCCGGAAGAGAATGTAATTACACGTAGGAATGAGCAAAAATCTGTAGCAGTAGCGACGATACAAATGTATACTGCTGGGTTATGGCAAACTACACCAGTGTATCAACGCCAAGATTTACAACCAGGAGATTGTATTGCAGGGCCAGCCATTATTGTGGAGGCGACGGGTACAAATGTTATTGAACCCCATTGGCAAGCTGAATTAACTACACGCAATCACTTGGTTTTAACAAGACACTCAGCACTCAGCACTCAACACGGGTTAAACGCCCCGCTACCGCTCTACGCGCAGCAATGCCCGCAGGGCTTTACACAACTCAGCACTCAACAAGATCCGGTGATGCTGGAGATTTTTAATAATTTGTTTCGGGCGATCGCGGAACAAATGGGTATAACCTTACAAAATACTAGTTCCTCTGTAAACATCAAAGAAAGGCTCGATTTCTCCTGTGCAATTTTTGATGGTGCTGGACAATTAGTAGCGAATGCGCCACACATTCCTGTGCATTTGGGTTCGATGAGTGAAAGTGTGCAAGCTTTAATTACTCACTATGGTGATACCATCAAACCTGGTGATGTCTTTGCCTCTAATAACCCCTATAACGGTGGTACTCACTTACCAGATATTACCGTTGTCACCCCAGTCTTTCCCCACTCAGCACTCAGTACTCCCGACTCCCCACTATTTTATGTCGCCTCACGGGGACACCATGCAGATATCGGCGGTATTACTCCCGGTTCAATGCCACCCAATAGTACAAATGTGGTAGAAGAAGGTATATTAATCGATAATTTTCAGTTAGTTGCAGCAGGTAAACTCCGCGAAGCAGAATTAGTAAGTTTGCTCACAAGTGAACCTTACCCTGCACGCAATATCACCCAAAATTTAGCAGATTTACAAGCACAAATCGCTGCAAACAAACGCGGTGTGCAAGAATTGTTGAAAATGGTAGAACACTATGGCTTAGAAACTGTACAAGCTTACATGGTTTTTGTGCAAGATAATGCGGAAGAATCTGTACGGCGTGTTATTGAATTTTTGCCAGATGGCAGTTTCAGTTATGCCTTAGATAATGGTGTAATGATTCAAGTTGCAATTACCATTAATCGAGAAAACCGCAGCGCAAAAATTGATTTTGCAGGTACTTCAGATCAGCAAGTAGATAATAATTTTAATGCTCCAGCAGCAGTTTGTAAAGCAGCAGTTTTATATGTTTTTCGCACATTAGTTAATGATGATATTCCTTTAAATGCTGGCTGTCTGAAACCTTTAGAAATTCACATACCTGAAGGTTGTATATTAAATCCCTCTTACCCTGTGGCTGTGGTAGCAGGAAACGTGGAAACTTCTCAAGCAATAACCGATGCTCTATATGGCGCGTTGGGTGTTTTAGCGGCTTCTCAAGGAACAATGAACAATTTTACCTTTGGGAATGAACGCTATCAATATTATGAAACAATCTGCGGTGGTTCTGGTGCAGGTGCAAATTTTGCTGGTACAGATGCAGTTCAAACACACATGACTAATTCCCGTCTGACAGATCCAGAAGTATTAGAATGGCGTTTTCCAATTATGTTAGAAAATTTTGCTATTCGTAAAAATAGTGGTGGTAAAGGCTGTCATTATGGTGGTAATGGTGTCATTCGCCGCGTACGTTTTTTAGAACCGATGACAGCAGCAATTTTGTCAAATCATCGTGTAGTTGCACCTTTTGGTTTATCTGGTGGTGCAGCAGGGAAATTAGGAAAAAATTATGTGGAAAGATGTGATGGAACAGTTGAGGATTTAGGTAGTAAAGCTGTGGTGAAAATGAATATTGGTGATGTGTTTGTCATTGAGACACCCGGCGGTGGTGGTTATGGTTTTGCGGATGATATTAATTATTAA
- a CDS encoding DegT/DnrJ/EryC1/StrS aminotransferase family protein, giving the protein MFQSINSVPAFDIKQQYITIEAEVSAAVLEVLSSGCYIGGPIIESFEQQFAVYHGVTNCIACNSGTDALYLALRALEIGAGDEVITTPFTFIATAEVISAVGAKPVFVDIDINTFNLDLRQIAAAVTPKTKAIIPVHLFGQPVDMTELMAIAQIHNLAVIEDCAQSTGASWDYQKVGSIGQIGCFSFYPTKNLGGCGDGGAITTNNPELAAKMRVIKEHGQRNRYYYEEVGVNSRLDAIQAAILQIKLRYLDNWNQQRQAIASYYQQFLSQLPGIVVPEELPDGESVWNQFTIRVVSESRNGASASRRDWVKNQLQERGINSMVYYPYPLHLQPVYQHLGYQSGQLPVAEQTCHEVLSLPMFPELTTQQQDQVIYALKDCLV; this is encoded by the coding sequence ATGTTCCAAAGCATAAATTCTGTTCCAGCATTTGATATCAAGCAGCAATACATCACTATCGAAGCAGAAGTGAGTGCAGCAGTGCTAGAAGTTTTGTCTTCCGGGTGTTATATTGGTGGCCCCATCATTGAAAGCTTTGAGCAACAATTTGCTGTCTATCATGGTGTAACTAATTGTATAGCTTGTAACTCTGGAACTGATGCACTCTACTTAGCGCTACGAGCTTTAGAAATTGGTGCAGGCGATGAGGTAATTACGACACCGTTTACCTTTATTGCTACGGCTGAGGTAATCAGTGCTGTAGGAGCCAAGCCTGTATTTGTGGATATAGATATTAATACATTTAACTTAGATTTGCGGCAAATAGCTGCGGCGGTTACACCCAAAACCAAGGCGATTATTCCGGTGCATTTATTCGGACAGCCTGTCGATATGACTGAGTTAATGGCGATCGCGCAGATTCATAATTTAGCTGTCATTGAAGACTGCGCTCAATCTACAGGTGCAAGTTGGGATTATCAAAAAGTTGGCAGTATTGGGCAGATTGGTTGCTTTAGTTTTTATCCTACCAAGAATCTCGGCGGTTGTGGCGATGGAGGGGCAATTACAACTAATAATCCAGAGTTAGCTGCAAAGATGCGGGTAATTAAAGAACATGGGCAAAGAAATCGTTATTACTACGAAGAAGTTGGCGTAAATAGCCGTTTAGATGCCATTCAAGCCGCGATTTTGCAAATTAAACTGCGTTATCTCGATAATTGGAATCAACAACGACAAGCGATCGCCTCTTATTACCAGCAGTTCCTCAGCCAACTTCCGGGAATTGTTGTCCCTGAAGAACTTCCTGATGGGGAGAGTGTCTGGAATCAATTCACAATTCGCGTAGTCAGTGAATCACGAAATGGTGCTAGTGCTTCACGGCGTGATTGGGTAAAGAATCAATTGCAAGAACGGGGTATAAATTCGATGGTTTACTATCCCTATCCACTGCATTTACAGCCAGTTTATCAACATTTGGGTTATCAATCAGGGCAATTGCCAGTAGCCGAGCAAACCTGTCATGAGGTTTTATCTTTGCCTATGTTTCCTGAACTTACAACCCAGCAGCAAGATCAGGTGATTTATGCGCTCAAGGATTGTTTGGTGTAA
- a CDS encoding shikimate dehydrogenase, giving the protein MTKVTGTTELLGVIGHPVEHSLSPVMHNAALAALGVDYIYLPFPIAPENLQIAIAGFATIGVTGFSVTIPHKQAIMPLLSEITLVAQAIGAVNTVTRKNQQWVGTNTDIEGFIAPLQTTYQQDWSQKVAIILGNGGAARAVVAGCYQLGFAEIHVVGRNEQRLIEFRDSWGSSPIAEKLQVHTWPTLVKLIPQANLLVNTTPMGMYPNVDDSPLTAAEMNDLPSGAIAYDLIYIPQPTKFLQQAEKQGAIVIDGLEMLVQQGAAALKIWLQQETVPVDVMRQALRQHLGL; this is encoded by the coding sequence ATGACCAAAGTTACAGGTACTACCGAATTATTAGGGGTAATTGGGCATCCGGTGGAACATTCACTGTCGCCGGTGATGCACAATGCAGCATTAGCCGCGTTAGGCGTAGATTATATTTATCTACCTTTTCCGATCGCACCAGAGAATTTACAAATAGCGATCGCAGGTTTTGCCACAATTGGGGTGACAGGTTTTAGTGTGACAATCCCCCATAAACAGGCAATTATGCCTTTACTATCAGAAATTACACTTGTAGCACAAGCTATAGGTGCAGTCAATACTGTTACCCGTAAAAATCAGCAATGGGTAGGTACAAACACTGATATCGAGGGATTTATCGCCCCATTACAAACAACATATCAGCAAGATTGGAGTCAAAAGGTAGCGATAATTTTAGGTAATGGTGGTGCAGCGAGAGCAGTGGTTGCAGGTTGTTATCAACTGGGTTTTGCTGAAATTCATGTTGTGGGACGCAACGAACAAAGATTAATCGAGTTCCGGGATAGTTGGGGAAGTTCACCCATAGCCGAGAAACTGCAAGTTCATACATGGCCTACTCTTGTCAAACTAATTCCCCAAGCTAATTTGTTAGTGAATACTACACCAATGGGGATGTATCCGAATGTTGATGACTCGCCATTGACTGCTGCGGAAATGAATGATCTGCCGTCAGGTGCGATCGCCTATGATTTAATTTATATTCCCCAGCCGACAAAGTTTCTGCAACAGGCAGAAAAACAAGGCGCGATTGTTATTGATGGATTAGAAATGCTAGTACAACAAGGCGCAGCGGCTTTAAAAATTTGGTTACAACAAGAAACTGTACCAGTTGATGTAATGCGCCAAGCACTGCGCCAACATTTAGGTTTGTAG
- a CDS encoding glycoside hydrolase family 13 protein, whose translation MQIQTPDWVKHAVFYQIFPDRFARSKQPRKRLLHEARWEDWEAMPTLQGYKGGDLWGIIEGLDYIQGLGINAIYFTPIFQSASNHRYHTHDYYQVDPLLGGNEAFKELLEAAHQRNIKVVLDGVFNHSSRGFFFFHDVLENGPHSPWVNWFKIHSWPLSAYNGDFPANYEGWADNRALPVFNHDNPEVREYIMEIAEYWMKFGIDGWRLDVPFEIKTPGFWQEFRERVKAINPEAYIVGEVWGDSREWLDGTQFDGVMNYLFAGPTIAFAAGDRVVLEQVQSRDYQPYPPLFAAEYATKIQELLQLYPWEIQLTQLNLLASHDTARLMTIAGGDKASIKLSTLLLLTFPGAPSIYYGDEVGLPGAIDPDSRRSFPLEANWDQEILQTHRQLIDIRQAYQALRIGDYQVLYAQGTLYVFARTLGTEELMIVVNIGTASAQANIDITSLQTQPNKLLFGYAEFAWNNAGETKQLSLTVPPRTGCILV comes from the coding sequence ATGCAAATTCAAACACCAGACTGGGTTAAGCACGCTGTTTTCTACCAAATATTTCCCGATCGCTTTGCTAGAAGCAAACAGCCGCGTAAACGATTGTTACACGAAGCCCGTTGGGAAGATTGGGAAGCAATGCCCACACTCCAAGGTTATAAAGGCGGCGATTTGTGGGGCATTATTGAGGGATTGGACTACATTCAAGGTTTAGGAATTAACGCGATTTATTTCACGCCGATTTTTCAGTCTGCGAGTAATCACCGTTATCATACTCACGATTATTACCAAGTTGATCCGTTGTTGGGAGGAAATGAAGCGTTTAAAGAATTGCTAGAAGCAGCCCATCAACGGAATATTAAAGTAGTTTTGGATGGAGTGTTTAATCATTCGAGTCGTGGGTTTTTCTTTTTCCATGATGTGTTGGAAAATGGCCCCCATTCGCCTTGGGTAAATTGGTTTAAAATTCATAGCTGGCCGCTGTCTGCTTACAATGGTGATTTTCCCGCTAATTATGAAGGTTGGGCGGATAATCGGGCTTTGCCAGTATTTAACCACGACAACCCAGAAGTGCGAGAATATATCATGGAAATTGCCGAATATTGGATGAAGTTCGGCATTGATGGCTGGCGGTTAGATGTGCCATTTGAAATTAAAACTCCTGGTTTTTGGCAAGAATTTCGAGAGCGAGTCAAAGCCATTAACCCTGAAGCTTATATTGTGGGCGAAGTCTGGGGAGATTCCCGCGAGTGGTTAGATGGGACGCAATTTGACGGTGTAATGAATTATTTATTTGCTGGGCCGACAATTGCCTTTGCCGCAGGCGATCGCGTAGTCTTAGAACAAGTTCAAAGTCGGGACTATCAACCTTATCCACCTTTATTTGCTGCTGAGTATGCCACTAAAATCCAAGAACTATTGCAACTATATCCTTGGGAAATTCAGCTAACGCAACTCAACTTACTTGCTAGTCACGATACCGCACGTTTGATGACCATTGCGGGCGGCGATAAAGCCAGCATCAAATTATCAACTTTACTTTTACTCACCTTTCCTGGTGCGCCCAGTATTTATTATGGTGATGAAGTGGGTTTACCTGGTGCAATCGACCCCGACTCCCGCCGCAGCTTTCCTTTAGAAGCGAATTGGGATCAGGAAATTTTGCAAACTCACCGCCAATTAATTGACATTCGACAAGCTTACCAAGCTTTGCGGATAGGAGATTATCAAGTTCTCTATGCCCAAGGAACACTATACGTTTTTGCCCGGACTTTAGGCACAGAAGAATTAATGATAGTTGTTAATATTGGCACAGCATCTGCTCAAGCAAACATAGATATTACTAGTTTGCAAACTCAACCCAACAAGCTGCTATTTGGCTATGCAGAATTTGCATGGAATAACGCCGGAGAAACTAAACAACTTTCTCTCACTGTTCCTCCTCGGACTGGTTGCATTTTGGTTTAA
- a CDS encoding M28 family peptidase has translation MNLQEQLRIHLHEIARERDPFFATAGHFFVQEYILQELAQWGSVEIHTFKVRGKSCNNLILNLSSQKTGKHQDLPPILIGAHYDAVPGTPGADDNATGVAVLLELARKFAVEPVKYPLRLVAFDMEEYGLLGSAEYAGLLHQQQQQLRLMISLEMLGYCNSTPGSQAYPRPLEKFYPNQGDFIAFIGNLRTIRDLISLSRSIRKVGLPSQWLPVPNRGLIVPQTRLSDHAPFWDLGYPAIMVTDTAFLRNPNYHKPSDNIASLDLDFLTGVCQGLEQGIRRLN, from the coding sequence TTGAATTTACAAGAACAATTACGAATTCACTTGCATGAAATCGCTAGAGAACGCGATCCTTTCTTCGCAACAGCAGGACATTTTTTTGTCCAAGAATACATTCTGCAAGAATTAGCGCAATGGGGAAGTGTGGAAATCCACACCTTTAAAGTGAGAGGGAAAAGCTGCAACAACCTAATTTTAAATTTATCAAGTCAAAAAACAGGGAAGCATCAAGATTTACCCCCAATTTTGATTGGGGCGCACTACGATGCTGTACCGGGAACACCAGGGGCGGATGATAATGCTACAGGTGTAGCGGTGTTATTAGAATTAGCTCGAAAATTTGCGGTGGAACCTGTTAAATATCCTTTGCGCCTAGTAGCTTTTGATATGGAAGAATATGGCTTACTAGGCAGTGCTGAATATGCAGGTTTATTGCATCAACAACAGCAACAACTCCGCTTAATGATATCGCTGGAAATGCTGGGTTATTGCAACTCTACCCCAGGTTCTCAGGCTTATCCCCGTCCATTGGAGAAATTTTATCCCAATCAAGGTGATTTTATTGCTTTCATTGGGAATTTGCGGACAATTCGGGATTTAATCAGTCTCAGTCGGAGTATTCGGAAAGTCGGTTTACCCAGTCAGTGGCTACCAGTACCCAACCGAGGCTTAATCGTACCTCAAACCAGACTTAGTGATCATGCACCTTTTTGGGATTTGGGCTATCCAGCAATTATGGTGACAGATACGGCATTTTTACGGAATCCCAATTATCACAAGCCTAGTGATAATATTGCCAGTCTAGATTTAGATTTTCTCACAGGTGTTTGCCAAGGTTTGGAACAGGGAATCAGACGTTTAAATTAA